A single genomic interval of Pyrenophora tritici-repentis strain M4 chromosome Unknown M4_contig_00024, whole genome shotgun sequence harbors:
- a CDS encoding Velvet multi-domain protein produces MAWNPHSRNNTGRPEVVPQDRLIGSARRYELKVEQQPIRARMCGFGDKDRRPITPPPCIRLIVYDRITGRELDFNDIDSTYFVLMVDLWNQEGTAAVNLVRHSSAAPTVSISSSTTTSYPPPPDRQYVTTAIPQYDPPYRMTTHMPSYSHGPVMGYPYPQPGPPASYPAYAQTYGQPPQAPIMPPAPMSSNHTRNLIGMNAVNACRLNDLDGKAGFWFVLQDLSVRTEGTFRLKLSLFDIGSGTNTVVPESQGPHTKFPGVIESTPLSKCFAQQGIKIPIRKDAPKEIVNANEYEADD; encoded by the exons ATGGCCTGGAATCCGCACAGCAGAAATAATACCGGTCGCCCAGAAGTAGTTCCGCAGGATCGCCTGATTGGGAGTGCAAGGAGATATGAGTTGAAGGTCGAACAGCAACCTATTCGAGCGCGCATGTGTGGATTCGGCGATAAAGACCGCAGGCCTataacgccgccgccatgTATCCGCCTCATCGTCTATGACCGGATTACGGGGCGAGAGCTGGACTTCAACGACATCGACAGCACCTACTTTGTCCTCATGGTGGACCTCTGGAACCAGGAAGGTACCGCCGCTGTCAACCTAGTGCGGCATTCCAGCGCAGCTCCCacagtcagcatcagcagtagcacaacgacctcgtatccgccgccgccagaCCGGCAGTACGTAACAACAGCCATTCCGCAGTACGATCCACCGTACAGAATGACGACGCACATGCCGTCATATTCGCATGGCCCCGTAATGGGGTACCCGTACCCGCAGCCTGGACCGCCGGCTAGCTATCCGGCGTACGCCCAAACTTACGGCCAACCACCCCAGGCACCCATAATGCCCCCCGCACCCATGAGTTCAAACCACACGCGCAATCTTATCGGCATGAATGCCGTCAACGCTTGTCGTCTCAACGACCTCGACGGCAAAGCCGGCTTCTGGTTCGTGCTGCAGGATCTGAGCGTCCGGACAGAGGGCACCTTTCGACTCAAGCTCAGCCTCTTCGACATTGGCAGCGGCACAAACACGGTGGTGCCCGAGAGTCAGGGCCCACACACG AAGTTCCCAGGTGTAATTGAGAGCACACCGCTCAGTAAGTGCTTTGCACAGCAGGGTATCAAGATACCGATACGGAAGGATGCACCAAAAGAAATAGTCAACGCAAACGAATATGAGGCGGATGATTAG